Proteins co-encoded in one Pseudarthrobacter chlorophenolicus A6 genomic window:
- a CDS encoding DUF1684 domain-containing protein: MSTETALETFDADWQEWHAAHERNRAHPHGFLAVTHLHWLSGDATPLEGAPGTWSAAADVVRVVLQPGESLQQDGKELNTGDGAELEFGPIAERGGINLVSGDTVIELAKRGGEYIVRPRHPENRLLREYQGTPAYSPDAAYAVRGTFVPFEAPRPTTVGAAVEGIQHVYEAPGEIRFKLAGQDLALTAFNGHAPGSLSVLFTDQTSGTTTYAANRTLSVVPEADGSVVLDFNRAVNLPCAYTDLATCPLPPAENRLPVAIEAGEKIPYERQDLK, encoded by the coding sequence TTGTCCACTGAAACAGCCCTCGAAACGTTCGACGCCGACTGGCAGGAATGGCACGCGGCGCACGAGCGCAACCGCGCCCACCCGCACGGCTTCCTGGCCGTGACCCACCTCCATTGGCTCAGCGGCGACGCCACTCCGCTGGAAGGTGCCCCTGGAACCTGGAGCGCGGCGGCCGACGTCGTCCGCGTTGTGCTGCAGCCGGGCGAAAGCCTGCAGCAGGACGGCAAGGAGCTGAACACCGGCGACGGTGCCGAGCTGGAGTTCGGACCCATTGCCGAACGCGGCGGAATCAACCTGGTTTCCGGTGACACCGTCATTGAACTGGCCAAGCGCGGCGGTGAATACATCGTGCGGCCGCGGCACCCGGAGAACCGGCTGCTCCGCGAATACCAGGGCACCCCCGCCTACTCGCCGGATGCCGCCTACGCCGTCCGTGGAACGTTCGTTCCGTTCGAGGCGCCGCGGCCCACCACGGTGGGTGCCGCCGTCGAGGGCATTCAGCACGTTTACGAGGCCCCGGGCGAGATCCGCTTCAAGCTCGCCGGGCAGGACCTGGCGCTGACTGCGTTCAACGGCCACGCACCGGGTTCCCTGTCGGTGCTGTTCACGGACCAGACCTCCGGCACCACCACCTACGCGGCCAACCGCACGCTCTCCGTGGTGCCCGAAGCGGACGGCTCCGTGGTGCTGGACTTCAACCGGGCGGTCAACCTGCCGTGCGCCTACACGGACCTGGCCACCTGCCCGCTTCCACCGGCCGAAAACCGGCTGCCCGTGGCCATCGAGGCCGGCGAAAAGATTCCCTACGAACGTCAGGACCTGAAATGA
- a CDS encoding NtaA/DmoA family FMN-dependent monooxygenase (This protein belongs to a clade of FMN-dependent monooxygenases, within a broader family of flavin-dependent oxidoreductases, the luciferase-like monooxygenase (LMM) family, some of whose members use coenzyme F420 rather than FMN.), whose amino-acid sequence MTQHNRAKSDVFQPTGQIQFGIFFQGVNSGTIWKAAESGSQTDFESFRRIAQTAERGLFAAFFLGEGLRLREHLGRPHALDVVGRPDAQTMLAALASVTRNIGLVATQNTTYNDPADLAHRLASLDLISGGRAAWNIVTTDNAWTGANFRRGGYLDHADRYRHAEAFVETAKRIWDSWESPAGPARRVLHEGQHYTVDVTPRLPRSAQYRPVLFQAGDSPEGRNFAARQADVIFSAHPKFDDAVEFRKDLVERSVAAGRGANAVQIMPASEFILAATAEEAAEKKEWVRSLQIGPQQAVAYLEQFWGRELSEYDPDGPLPEIDPVVEETSETRGSGFHGAKARQLADQWRAEAKDKGLSIRQFVTSKTARIDATFTGSYTAVADHLAEYARTGAVDGFNISPWLVPTGLDDIVNHLVPELQERGVYPTEYRGSTLRENLGLETPVRTADQPSGAVRA is encoded by the coding sequence ATGACACAGCACAACCGTGCTAAATCCGACGTCTTCCAGCCCACCGGCCAGATCCAGTTCGGCATCTTCTTCCAGGGCGTCAATTCCGGCACCATCTGGAAGGCGGCAGAATCCGGTTCGCAGACCGACTTTGAATCCTTCCGCCGCATCGCCCAGACCGCCGAGCGCGGGCTGTTCGCGGCGTTCTTCCTGGGGGAGGGACTTCGCCTGCGTGAGCACCTGGGCCGCCCGCACGCCCTGGACGTGGTGGGCCGGCCGGATGCGCAGACCATGCTGGCCGCGCTGGCTTCGGTGACCAGGAACATCGGACTGGTAGCCACCCAGAACACCACCTACAACGATCCGGCGGACCTGGCCCACCGGCTTGCCTCGCTGGACCTGATCTCCGGCGGCCGTGCCGCCTGGAACATCGTCACCACGGACAACGCGTGGACCGGTGCGAACTTCCGCCGCGGCGGCTACCTTGACCATGCCGACCGGTACAGGCACGCCGAAGCGTTCGTGGAGACGGCCAAGCGGATCTGGGACTCCTGGGAGAGCCCCGCCGGCCCGGCCCGCCGCGTGCTCCACGAAGGGCAGCACTACACGGTGGACGTGACTCCGCGCCTGCCGCGCAGTGCGCAGTACCGGCCGGTGCTGTTCCAGGCCGGGGATTCGCCCGAGGGACGGAACTTCGCCGCCCGCCAGGCGGACGTGATCTTCTCCGCCCACCCCAAGTTCGACGACGCCGTGGAGTTCCGCAAGGACCTCGTGGAGCGTTCGGTGGCGGCGGGCCGCGGCGCGAATGCCGTGCAGATCATGCCGGCCAGCGAATTCATCCTCGCTGCCACAGCCGAAGAGGCTGCGGAAAAGAAGGAGTGGGTGCGGAGCCTGCAGATCGGGCCGCAGCAGGCTGTGGCCTACCTGGAGCAGTTCTGGGGCCGCGAGCTGTCCGAGTACGATCCCGACGGTCCGCTGCCGGAGATCGACCCCGTGGTGGAGGAGACGTCCGAGACCCGCGGCAGCGGCTTCCACGGTGCCAAGGCCCGTCAGCTCGCGGACCAGTGGCGTGCCGAGGCCAAGGACAAGGGCCTGTCCATCCGCCAGTTCGTCACCTCCAAGACGGCGCGGATCGACGCCACGTTCACCGGCTCCTACACGGCCGTGGCGGACCACCTGGCCGAGTATGCCCGGACGGGTGCGGTGGACGGGTTCAACATCTCGCCGTGGCTGGTTCCCACCGGACTGGATGACATCGTCAACCACCTGGTGCCGGAGCTGCAGGAACGCGGCGTGTACCCCACGGAGTACCGCGGCAGCACCCTGCGCGAAAACCTCGGGTTGGAGACACCGGTGCGCACCGCGGACCAGCCGTCCGGGGCGGTCCGGGCCTGA
- a CDS encoding Gfo/Idh/MocA family protein — protein MSRPRTIILGASHWHVPLCTRAIGEEHNVVGISDEDVSLVRGLADAWNAPVEADWRNLVDLPNLGLAYVFGPHNGMAEKCFALIERGIPLVVEKPLGTSLSELARVREAAEAAGVPVTVPLVQRDGPVDRWLAKAGRPTYQRASFVAGPPSRYLHNGNPWMLDPVAAGGGCLANLAPHFVDLFLQGSNESADTVDSRLSSVLHGADIEDHASLIVTTTGGREAIIEVGYAFPNSPLKRYCSFTSAGEAGFASINSDGSATFTSEAGITESAMINVDSDPLYDAFVRRVAETLEDGFQGLPTLAQLEDAMRPIWQAYDHHGGTEDGRP, from the coding sequence ATGAGTAGACCACGCACCATCATCCTTGGCGCTTCCCACTGGCACGTCCCGCTTTGTACACGGGCGATCGGGGAGGAACACAACGTTGTCGGGATCAGCGACGAGGACGTATCGCTCGTACGGGGACTTGCGGACGCCTGGAATGCCCCGGTAGAAGCGGACTGGCGCAACCTGGTCGACCTGCCGAACCTCGGGCTTGCCTATGTCTTTGGCCCACACAATGGCATGGCGGAAAAATGCTTTGCGCTGATTGAACGTGGCATTCCGCTTGTGGTGGAGAAGCCCCTTGGCACTTCCCTGTCCGAGCTTGCCAGGGTACGGGAAGCTGCGGAAGCGGCCGGCGTGCCGGTGACGGTCCCCCTGGTTCAGCGGGACGGCCCCGTTGACCGCTGGCTTGCCAAGGCGGGCCGTCCGACGTACCAGAGGGCATCCTTCGTCGCCGGGCCGCCCTCGCGCTACCTGCATAACGGCAATCCCTGGATGCTCGATCCTGTTGCGGCGGGGGGTGGCTGCCTTGCGAATCTGGCACCGCATTTTGTCGATCTGTTCCTGCAGGGCAGCAACGAGTCCGCAGACACAGTGGATTCCAGGCTCTCCTCCGTTCTGCACGGTGCGGATATTGAGGACCATGCCAGTCTTATCGTCACCACCACGGGCGGGCGTGAGGCCATCATTGAGGTGGGGTACGCATTCCCGAATTCGCCGTTGAAGCGCTACTGCAGCTTCACGTCGGCGGGCGAGGCCGGCTTCGCCTCCATCAATTCAGACGGTTCTGCAACGTTCACTTCAGAGGCCGGGATAACGGAATCCGCCATGATCAACGTCGACAGCGACCCCCTCTACGACGCGTTCGTACGCCGGGTCGCGGAAACGCTGGAAGATGGATTCCAGGGACTGCCAACGCTGGCCCAGCTCGAAGACGCGATGCGCCCGATTTGGCAGGCGTATGACCACCACGGAGGAACAGAAGATGGCCGACCTTAG
- a CDS encoding bifunctional 4-hydroxy-2-oxoglutarate aldolase/2-dehydro-3-deoxy-phosphogluconate aldolase — MYKKLRTLETIHHSGAVLIVRLENEDLAERVAEAAIAGGFKALEITLSIPGAVDVIRRLSAKHGPKGVAVGAGTVLDEHSAYECIRAGAEFLVSPQLNRSMIRLANRYQVPTISGAYTPTELVETAEAGADILKLFPTEAGGIPYAKSVLAPLAHLPIMPAGGVTPENVAEWFAAGVAGVGVGSAVTKAWQPDGDFSRVTEAAREFLAAVEKARQ, encoded by the coding sequence ATGTACAAAAAACTCCGTACCCTCGAAACAATTCACCATTCAGGCGCCGTCCTCATCGTGCGCCTCGAGAATGAAGACCTCGCAGAGCGAGTGGCAGAGGCAGCCATCGCCGGCGGATTCAAAGCCCTTGAAATCACGCTCTCGATCCCCGGTGCAGTGGACGTGATCCGTCGGCTCTCTGCCAAGCACGGGCCCAAGGGAGTCGCGGTGGGGGCTGGAACGGTCCTGGACGAGCATTCGGCCTACGAGTGCATCCGTGCCGGCGCAGAGTTCCTGGTCAGTCCCCAGTTGAACCGATCAATGATCCGGCTGGCCAACCGGTACCAGGTGCCCACCATCAGTGGCGCGTATACGCCCACGGAACTTGTTGAGACTGCAGAGGCCGGCGCTGACATCCTCAAGCTGTTCCCCACCGAAGCCGGCGGTATCCCCTACGCGAAGTCGGTTCTTGCGCCACTGGCGCACCTGCCGATCATGCCGGCAGGCGGCGTTACCCCTGAAAATGTCGCCGAATGGTTCGCCGCCGGCGTGGCGGGCGTTGGCGTCGGCAGTGCTGTGACAAAAGCATGGCAGCCGGACGGGGACTTCTCACGCGTTACCGAGGCTGCCCGTGAGTTCCTCGCGGCAGTGGAAAAGGCCCGTCAATGA
- a CDS encoding VOC family protein → MTGTSTKTLRRLPGLRHTDHVGLTVPNLDEAITFFVEVLGAEELYRSDRGPDAEFMPTNFDVPADARLTLAMLRLPPNLNIELFEWSSAERRETPPRHCDAGGHHLCFVVDDVDEAVAVLQETPGVRVLGERKEVAGDSPRVAGNRWTYFVTPWGLLMEIVDRSRVAAPPRLVGPTDWAAPTHTSTKDDQ, encoded by the coding sequence ATGACCGGAACCAGCACAAAGACCCTGCGCAGGCTGCCTGGGCTCCGGCACACCGACCATGTCGGCCTGACGGTTCCCAATCTTGACGAGGCCATCACGTTCTTCGTCGAGGTACTCGGTGCCGAGGAGCTGTACCGCTCTGACCGCGGACCCGACGCCGAGTTCATGCCCACGAACTTTGATGTCCCTGCGGACGCCCGGCTCACCTTGGCGATGCTGCGGCTGCCACCGAACCTTAATATCGAGCTTTTCGAATGGAGCAGCGCTGAGCGGCGGGAAACCCCGCCGCGGCATTGCGACGCAGGCGGGCACCACCTGTGCTTCGTCGTCGACGATGTGGACGAAGCGGTCGCCGTCCTGCAGGAAACCCCTGGAGTACGCGTGCTCGGCGAGCGCAAGGAAGTCGCAGGCGACAGTCCCCGCGTCGCCGGCAACCGCTGGACATACTTCGTCACCCCTTGGGGGCTGCTGATGGAAATCGTCGATCGATCCCGCGTCGCAGCCCCACCCCGCCTGGTCGGTCCCACGGACTGGGCGGCACCAACACACACTTCCACGAAGGACGATCAATAA
- a CDS encoding AAA family ATPase: protein MTTPKVFIVIGPAGSGKTTIAQQTAEEHAAAYLDKDRLCGRLVEFALTAAGHDPTDRESNAYYRENVLPLEYGTLMDVAGANLRLGRSVVIDAPFGAYFAMPDYLTGAAEEFHWPPVETVVVRVRVPPEILRERISQRGLERDRWKLAHWDEYWASYGSLDCTWSGVHFLDVDNEKPLGMRDICGS, encoded by the coding sequence ATGACGACTCCCAAAGTCTTCATTGTCATAGGTCCCGCCGGCTCCGGAAAGACCACCATCGCCCAGCAGACGGCAGAGGAGCATGCCGCAGCCTATCTGGACAAGGACCGGCTCTGCGGCCGCTTGGTCGAGTTTGCCTTGACGGCAGCAGGGCACGATCCCACTGACCGGGAGTCCAACGCGTATTACCGGGAGAACGTTTTGCCCCTGGAGTACGGGACGCTTATGGATGTCGCGGGAGCGAATCTTCGGCTGGGGCGATCCGTCGTCATCGATGCACCCTTCGGTGCATACTTCGCCATGCCTGATTACCTGACGGGCGCTGCCGAAGAGTTTCACTGGCCCCCCGTGGAGACTGTGGTGGTGCGAGTGCGTGTCCCGCCGGAGATCCTTCGGGAACGGATAAGCCAGCGCGGCCTGGAGCGGGACCGGTGGAAGCTTGCACACTGGGACGAGTACTGGGCCTCATACGGCAGCCTGGACTGCACTTGGTCCGGGGTCCATTTCCTTGACGTTGACAACGAAAAGCCGCTGGGTATGCGGGACATCTGCGGCAGCTGA
- a CDS encoding LacI family DNA-binding transcriptional regulator, with amino-acid sequence MTTTEEQKMADLSIDVVAKAAGVHRSTVSRAFSRPEAVKSETREHILRVAEGLGYTMSPLAQALRRKTSTFVPLIVPDITNPFFAELAKTMTQAADERGYQLLLCVTNGDPAKTDGYFTAMQAMYAPFGIVAPSTKVDTDALKRFDFGHRVVVIDRVEGDTSVPTVTVDSRRGIILALEHLRSLGHTSIGYVSGISGTHTAQDRMDAYLELSAEGGNSPVVLDSGSDPDTGARAAQHFLEMDNPPTAIIAANDMVAFAVISALGKSGIRVPEDVSVMGFDGLALGARFNPALTTVRQPIADMGNIAIELAEKQNLNGSVDHVVLEPELLVRASTSGPRK; translated from the coding sequence ATGACCACCACGGAGGAACAGAAGATGGCCGACCTTAGTATTGACGTTGTCGCGAAGGCGGCCGGAGTCCACCGCTCAACGGTTTCCCGGGCGTTCTCCCGGCCAGAGGCGGTAAAGAGCGAAACCAGGGAGCACATTCTCCGCGTCGCCGAAGGGCTCGGTTACACGATGAGCCCGCTCGCCCAGGCGTTGCGGCGGAAGACCAGCACTTTCGTCCCTCTGATTGTTCCGGACATCACCAACCCGTTCTTTGCAGAGCTGGCCAAGACCATGACGCAGGCCGCTGATGAGCGTGGCTACCAGCTGTTGCTCTGTGTCACGAACGGAGACCCTGCCAAGACCGACGGGTACTTCACGGCGATGCAGGCCATGTACGCCCCCTTTGGAATCGTCGCCCCTTCGACGAAAGTCGATACCGATGCCCTCAAGCGCTTCGATTTCGGTCACCGGGTCGTAGTGATCGACCGCGTGGAAGGCGACACCTCGGTTCCCACGGTGACAGTCGACAGCCGCCGCGGCATCATCCTCGCACTGGAGCACCTGCGTTCCCTGGGCCACACCTCGATCGGCTATGTCTCCGGCATCTCCGGGACCCACACGGCCCAGGACCGGATGGACGCGTACCTGGAACTGTCAGCGGAAGGCGGCAACTCGCCGGTGGTTCTCGACAGCGGCTCCGACCCGGACACCGGGGCACGCGCAGCACAGCACTTTCTGGAGATGGACAATCCCCCGACGGCGATCATCGCCGCCAATGACATGGTCGCCTTCGCGGTGATCTCGGCCCTTGGCAAGAGCGGTATTCGCGTGCCGGAGGACGTCTCTGTCATGGGGTTCGACGGTCTGGCGCTGGGCGCCCGGTTCAACCCCGCCCTGACAACAGTACGGCAGCCGATTGCTGACATGGGAAACATTGCCATCGAGCTGGCAGAAAAACAGAACCTGAACGGATCAGTAGACCACGTCGTCCTGGAACCTGAACTCCTGGTACGCGCCTCCACCTCAGGGCCGCGCAAATGA
- a CDS encoding LLM class flavin-dependent oxidoreductase yields MSNTENLPAEGSQAGFLAIELDGAGWDGADISRAVLAAESAGFHAATFTDAPVPGRANALQRAAFAGPVTRSIALIPEVDTVYTEPFHVSTQLASLDYVSGGRAGWIASADEAPGAAAAVGRSSVTGAALGQEAAASIEVSRRLWDSWEDDAVIRDVATGRYIDVDKLHYADFETPDGFAGAGYSVKGPSIIPRPLQGQLPVLVPASLLGEVPADAVDAVLVSAPTPELLAAEVLDVRSRVGASVAVIAELDVVLDSRGQAAASRKTAFDGGRAVFAGTAAALTDLLESLLADADGVRLHPASLALDLDELGRLVLPELRRRGALRPVLLDGTFRDLLGLERPASRYASAAAGTGK; encoded by the coding sequence ATGAGCAACACCGAGAACCTTCCGGCCGAAGGAAGCCAGGCCGGTTTCCTGGCCATCGAGCTCGACGGCGCCGGCTGGGACGGAGCGGACATCTCCCGTGCGGTGCTGGCCGCCGAGTCCGCCGGTTTCCACGCAGCCACCTTCACGGACGCGCCGGTTCCCGGCCGTGCCAACGCACTGCAGCGCGCCGCGTTCGCCGGCCCCGTCACCAGGTCCATTGCGCTGATCCCCGAAGTGGACACCGTCTACACCGAGCCGTTCCACGTTTCCACCCAGCTGGCCAGCCTCGACTACGTCTCCGGCGGCCGGGCCGGATGGATCGCCTCGGCGGACGAGGCACCCGGGGCTGCCGCCGCCGTCGGGCGTTCTTCCGTCACCGGCGCCGCGCTGGGCCAGGAGGCCGCGGCGTCCATCGAGGTATCCCGCCGGCTGTGGGATTCGTGGGAGGACGATGCCGTGATCCGTGATGTCGCCACCGGGCGGTACATCGATGTGGACAAGCTCCACTATGCCGATTTTGAGACGCCTGACGGCTTCGCCGGCGCGGGCTATTCGGTGAAGGGCCCGTCCATCATTCCGCGTCCGCTGCAGGGGCAGCTCCCTGTACTGGTTCCTGCTTCGCTGCTGGGCGAGGTGCCGGCCGACGCCGTGGACGCTGTGCTGGTGTCCGCGCCGACCCCCGAACTGCTGGCGGCGGAGGTCCTCGACGTGCGCTCCCGCGTGGGTGCGTCCGTGGCGGTGATCGCCGAGCTCGACGTCGTCCTCGACTCGCGCGGGCAGGCTGCGGCCTCGCGGAAAACAGCGTTCGACGGCGGACGCGCGGTCTTCGCGGGCACCGCCGCAGCCCTGACGGACCTCCTTGAGTCATTGCTGGCGGACGCCGACGGCGTGCGCCTCCACCCGGCGTCGCTCGCTCTGGACCTTGACGAACTGGGCCGCCTGGTCCTGCCCGAGCTGCGCCGCCGCGGAGCGCTCCGCCCGGTGCTGCTGGACGGAACCTTCCGCGACCTGCTGGGCCTGGAACGCCCTGCCAGCCGCTACGCATCTGCCGCCGCCGGCACCGGAAAGTAA
- a CDS encoding Gfo/Idh/MocA family protein, with protein MTAQRLRVGVIGAGKIASIAQLPTLVQRNDVELVALVSRQEDPGHLVRRWGFGAAYRSVEDMLAAQDLDAVFVLTPRSEHAHAVKLCLENDIDVFCEKPLAPETDEAERLADLAEERGLILMVDFNRRYAPVYTAGRDAFGEKGATFCVAQKNRPGSEYRATFENAIHMVDLLRWYCGGEPVDVSAHAAGEDPWEEDGVAAIIRFSTGNTGVLMAARTAGAWNEKLDAYGHGKTVEVRAPEAVSTTISGVTTSRELSAEAYGWATATDTLGFSAAVHHFLDRVADRAEPLTSGREAVQTQRLLDRILAASGLPAEEQEGRLWQSHATQPVSGGTK; from the coding sequence ATGACCGCTCAGCGACTACGCGTCGGCGTCATCGGCGCGGGAAAAATTGCCTCCATCGCCCAACTGCCCACCCTGGTACAACGGAACGATGTTGAACTGGTTGCACTGGTCTCCCGTCAAGAGGACCCCGGGCACCTGGTCCGCCGCTGGGGTTTCGGCGCCGCCTATCGATCGGTTGAAGACATGCTTGCCGCTCAGGACCTGGACGCCGTCTTTGTCCTCACCCCGCGCTCGGAGCACGCGCACGCCGTCAAGCTTTGCCTTGAAAACGACATCGACGTGTTCTGCGAAAAACCCCTGGCCCCGGAAACCGACGAAGCAGAACGGTTGGCTGACCTCGCCGAGGAACGTGGCCTGATCCTGATGGTGGACTTCAACCGCCGCTACGCACCCGTCTACACGGCCGGGCGTGATGCGTTTGGGGAGAAGGGCGCTACGTTCTGCGTCGCCCAGAAGAACCGGCCCGGATCCGAGTACCGCGCGACGTTCGAGAACGCCATTCACATGGTCGACCTGCTGCGCTGGTACTGCGGCGGCGAACCCGTGGACGTCTCTGCGCATGCGGCCGGGGAGGACCCCTGGGAGGAAGACGGCGTCGCTGCCATCATCCGCTTCAGCACCGGTAACACCGGAGTGCTGATGGCAGCCCGGACCGCAGGTGCCTGGAACGAAAAACTGGACGCCTACGGCCACGGAAAAACCGTGGAAGTGCGTGCCCCCGAGGCAGTGTCGACCACTATCAGCGGAGTCACCACATCACGCGAACTCAGCGCCGAAGCCTACGGGTGGGCCACGGCAACCGACACGCTGGGCTTCTCCGCCGCAGTCCACCATTTCCTCGATCGCGTCGCCGACAGAGCCGAACCCCTCACGTCGGGCCGCGAGGCCGTTCAGACCCAGCGGCTGCTCGATCGGATCCTCGCCGCCTCTGGGTTGCCCGCTGAAGAACAGGAAGGCCGGTTATGGCAGAGTCACGCCACGCAGCCAGTGAGCGGAGGCACCAAATGA
- a CDS encoding sugar phosphate isomerase/epimerase family protein, giving the protein MRLAGHTLGTPDHTVPQALRLFRAAGLDAAEVIYQDDYKSGLPQRDRRAALDALKAADDEGLPIIGLTPYTTSINSLDEREWRSGVDEFRGAIETAHLLGADRVRVYAGSWHPGDADHAARWAKLRDALQTLAPEAAQAGVRLCVENHFGTMTQTAAETAALVREVAHPAVRVLYDQTNLTFTHDETFEQAFEVQGGLIGHVHVKDLVFTDSSATFRATETARVNASERSVRSRVIGTGILPWREILAALLRHGYDDLLSIEYEYRWHPQDLPSPEEGFRESAAALRTMLADLAEVKAR; this is encoded by the coding sequence ATGCGACTGGCAGGCCACACCCTCGGCACTCCGGACCACACGGTCCCCCAGGCACTCAGGCTGTTTCGAGCCGCTGGCCTCGACGCCGCGGAAGTCATTTACCAGGACGACTACAAATCAGGACTCCCCCAACGGGACCGCCGCGCCGCCCTTGACGCGCTTAAGGCCGCGGACGATGAGGGCCTGCCCATCATCGGCTTGACGCCGTACACCACGTCCATCAACTCCCTGGACGAGCGTGAATGGCGCAGCGGAGTCGACGAATTCAGGGGCGCGATCGAAACCGCGCATCTGCTCGGCGCCGACAGGGTCCGCGTTTACGCGGGATCCTGGCACCCAGGGGACGCCGACCACGCCGCGCGTTGGGCGAAACTGCGGGACGCCCTCCAGACCCTGGCACCTGAGGCTGCACAGGCCGGCGTACGCCTCTGCGTGGAGAACCATTTCGGCACCATGACCCAGACGGCCGCTGAAACCGCGGCGCTCGTCCGCGAAGTCGCCCACCCCGCCGTCCGTGTCCTCTACGACCAGACGAACCTGACCTTCACCCACGACGAAACGTTCGAACAGGCCTTTGAAGTTCAAGGCGGACTGATCGGTCACGTGCACGTCAAGGACCTGGTGTTCACCGACTCCTCAGCGACCTTCCGCGCAACGGAAACGGCCCGCGTTAACGCCTCCGAGCGTTCCGTCCGGTCGCGGGTCATCGGAACCGGCATTCTTCCTTGGCGGGAGATCCTCGCTGCGCTCCTGCGCCACGGCTACGACGATCTGCTGAGCATTGAGTACGAGTACCGGTGGCACCCGCAAGACCTCCCGAGCCCGGAGGAAGGGTTCCGGGAATCCGCGGCCGCCCTGCGAACGATGCTCGCCGATCTCGCTGAGGTGAAGGCACGATGA
- a CDS encoding SDR family NAD(P)-dependent oxidoreductase, with product MSLKDQVVLVTGSSGGIGDAVIDALKVEGALVIGADRAAKEGQDLAAFFPLDVTSEEQCASVVRDITSKYGRIDALIHAAGILGATPDIMETTTEEYETVMRINASGTFSMVRETAQSMMASGTAGAIIILSSVAAKEARSNYLPYNSSKLAVLHIMWSFAEILGPHGISVNAIAPGPVNTPMWAQFAKDSGPDAVANRAKRAAQLPMRRFAEPDEVARAILFLADPDNRYITGVSLDVAGGAHLGIGS from the coding sequence ATGAGCCTCAAGGATCAAGTGGTCCTGGTGACCGGATCAAGTGGAGGCATCGGTGATGCCGTTATCGATGCGCTCAAAGTCGAGGGAGCCCTCGTGATCGGCGCCGACCGCGCCGCCAAAGAGGGCCAGGACCTGGCCGCCTTCTTCCCGCTCGACGTCACCTCCGAAGAGCAGTGCGCCTCCGTCGTCCGCGACATCACAAGCAAGTACGGGCGCATCGACGCACTCATTCACGCCGCCGGTATCCTCGGCGCCACCCCGGACATCATGGAAACCACCACGGAAGAATACGAAACCGTGATGCGGATCAACGCCTCCGGCACGTTCTCCATGGTCCGGGAAACGGCACAGTCAATGATGGCGTCCGGGACCGCCGGTGCCATCATCATCCTTTCCTCGGTCGCGGCGAAGGAAGCCCGCAGCAATTACCTGCCGTACAACTCGAGCAAGCTTGCCGTGCTTCACATCATGTGGTCCTTCGCCGAAATACTCGGACCCCATGGAATCTCCGTTAACGCGATCGCACCGGGCCCGGTCAACACCCCCATGTGGGCCCAATTCGCCAAAGACTCCGGCCCCGATGCCGTCGCCAACCGAGCCAAACGCGCCGCGCAACTTCCCATGCGCCGCTTCGCCGAACCCGACGAGGTCGCCCGCGCCATCCTCTTCCTAGCCGACCCTGACAACCGCTACATCACCGGCGTGAGCTTGGACGTGGCAGGCGGCGCGCACCTCGGCATAGGGTCCTGA